In Halobaculum limi, one DNA window encodes the following:
- a CDS encoding VNG_1110C family protein has protein sequence MPDPSRLRDSTQIVLPCEELDGIRSSVESEFTVTIFSKEDYCRIIGSPVEIKALSEYLARHGITLP, from the coding sequence ATGCCGGATCCCTCCCGCCTTCGTGATAGCACACAGATCGTCCTCCCGTGCGAGGAGTTAGACGGGATCAGGTCGTCCGTCGAGTCCGAGTTCACCGTCACCATCTTCTCGAAAGAGGACTACTGTCGGATCATCGGCAGCCCCGTCGAGATCAAGGCCCTCTCCGAGTATCTCGCCCGACACGGTATCACGCTCCCGTGA
- a CDS encoding OBG GTPase family GTP-binding protein, translating to MGLEEEIEELREEISETPYNKSTEAHIGRLKAKLAEKKEKLENQSSSGGGQGYAVEKTGDATVALVGFPSVGKSTLINALTNADSETGEYEFTTLNVNPGMLKYRGANIQILDVPGLIEGAAGGRGGGKEVLSVVRTADLVVFVLSVFEIDQYERLRHELYENKVRLDTDPPNISVRKTHKDGIQVTMRDTVSLDEETVKDVLRAHGFVNADVTIPHDLTIDELIDGVMDNREYLPSMVAVNKADLIDEDYLPTVYEDLRSHGLDPEEATFISAVEEKGLDVLRERIFDSLGLIRIYMDKPGRGVDYEEPLVLREGDTVGDACTKLGGSFDERFKFARVSGDSAKHDDQQVGKGHELADEDVLRIVARK from the coding sequence ATGGGACTGGAGGAAGAGATCGAGGAACTCCGCGAGGAGATATCCGAGACGCCGTACAACAAGTCCACCGAGGCGCACATCGGTCGCTTGAAGGCGAAACTCGCGGAGAAGAAGGAGAAACTGGAGAACCAGTCCTCCTCCGGCGGCGGCCAGGGATACGCCGTCGAGAAGACCGGCGACGCGACGGTCGCACTCGTCGGGTTCCCCTCGGTCGGCAAGTCCACGCTGATCAACGCCCTGACCAACGCCGACAGCGAGACCGGTGAGTACGAGTTTACGACGCTCAACGTCAACCCGGGGATGCTGAAGTACCGCGGCGCGAACATCCAGATCCTCGACGTGCCGGGCCTCATCGAAGGTGCCGCCGGTGGGCGTGGTGGCGGGAAAGAGGTGTTGTCGGTCGTCCGCACGGCAGACCTCGTCGTGTTCGTCCTCTCGGTGTTCGAGATCGACCAGTACGAACGCCTCCGGCACGAACTGTACGAGAACAAGGTTCGCCTCGACACCGATCCACCCAATATCTCCGTCCGCAAGACCCACAAAGACGGCATCCAGGTGACGATGCGCGACACCGTCTCGCTCGACGAGGAGACGGTGAAAGACGTCCTTCGCGCACACGGGTTCGTCAACGCCGACGTGACCATCCCGCACGACCTCACTATCGACGAACTCATCGACGGCGTGATGGACAACCGGGAGTACCTCCCCTCGATGGTCGCCGTCAACAAGGCCGACCTCATCGACGAGGACTACCTCCCGACGGTGTACGAGGACCTCCGCTCGCACGGCCTCGACCCCGAGGAGGCGACGTTCATCTCCGCCGTTGAGGAGAAGGGACTCGACGTGCTGAGAGAACGCATCTTCGACTCACTCGGCCTCATCCGTATCTATATGGACAAGCCCGGCCGCGGCGTCGACTACGAGGAACCGCTGGTGCTCCGCGAGGGCGACACCGTCGGCGACGCCTGTACGAAACTCGGTGGAAGCTTCGACGAGCGGTTCAAGTTCGCCCGTGTTTCCGGCGACTCCGCCAAACACGACGACCAGCAGGTGGGGAAGGGCCACGAACTCGCCGACGAGGACGTCCTCCGTATCGTCGCTCGCAAGTAA
- a CDS encoding thioredoxin family protein: protein MGANQPNAGTPPEPPDTEALLDRLIEVGAIREDADGTLRISSALHDILDLYEQSYGDLPEDKFTEAVADAFGLEYSEAVRRIDEEGVTREEFVAYLSLRAHFEDEDEPVPDPVERATMAAIVTEIDPATPIPQGMDELVDEDVETFLASNERAVVFVWRLRCDPCEQMKRELDETLDSLPADVPVVGIDGEAAPTFRDRFGVDVAPAVVCIEDGEAVATETGYQSPAAVATLVDDAF, encoded by the coding sequence GTGGGTGCGAACCAGCCTAACGCGGGCACGCCGCCGGAACCACCGGACACGGAGGCGTTGCTCGACCGACTCATCGAGGTCGGCGCCATCCGCGAGGACGCCGACGGAACGTTGCGCATCTCGTCGGCGCTGCACGACATCCTCGATTTGTACGAACAGAGCTACGGCGACCTCCCGGAAGACAAGTTCACCGAGGCCGTCGCCGACGCGTTCGGCCTTGAGTACTCGGAGGCGGTCCGCCGAATCGACGAGGAGGGCGTCACGCGCGAGGAGTTCGTCGCGTATCTCTCGCTTCGCGCGCACTTCGAAGACGAGGACGAACCCGTCCCCGACCCGGTCGAACGGGCGACGATGGCGGCGATCGTCACCGAAATCGACCCCGCAACGCCCATCCCACAGGGGATGGACGAACTGGTCGACGAGGACGTCGAGACGTTCCTCGCGAGCAACGAACGGGCGGTCGTGTTCGTGTGGCGACTCCGCTGTGACCCCTGTGAGCAGATGAAGAGAGAACTCGACGAGACGCTCGATTCACTGCCCGCAGACGTGCCTGTTGTCGGCATCGACGGCGAGGCAGCGCCGACGTTCCGCGACCGCTTCGGCGTCGACGTCGCACCCGCGGTCGTCTGTATCGAAGACGGCGAGGCGGTCGCTACCGAGACCGGCTACCAGTCGCCCGCGGCGGTCGCGACGCTCGTCGACGACGCGTTCTGA
- a CDS encoding DUF7520 family protein, whose translation MTGSTDAQSDSGATGGSRTLDGPRFVLVLYVLLTAVGGVGGVLVATFVDGMTAPALYGVFTLPPTALGFGLYGAVTIATVLGVPLALVVYVSRRVDDPHAIDE comes from the coding sequence GTGACTGGATCGACCGACGCGCAGTCCGACAGTGGGGCGACCGGCGGGTCACGAACCCTCGACGGACCGCGGTTCGTCCTCGTGTTGTACGTCCTGCTCACCGCTGTCGGCGGCGTCGGCGGCGTCCTCGTCGCGACGTTCGTCGACGGGATGACTGCACCCGCACTGTACGGCGTGTTCACGCTCCCACCGACGGCGCTCGGCTTCGGCCTGTACGGTGCCGTCACTATCGCGACCGTACTGGGCGTACCGCTAGCGCTCGTCGTCTACGTGTCGCGTCGGGTCGACGACCCACACGCCATCGACGAGTGA
- a CDS encoding cbb3-type cytochrome c oxidase subunit I: MGAFLLGVAAFLARVEDWRSYTPLGAGGSAVGESGYGHSEKPAGLIRWFTTVDHKDIGLLYGAYATVAFVVGGLMVVLMRAELATPETDVLASATFYNSLLTSHGITMLFLFGTPIIAAFANYLVPLIIGADDMAFPRINAIAFWLLPPAALLIWAGFFPIPEVIPAQTAWTMYTPLSAGVGNGNQMNVGVDLMLLGLHLSGVSATMGAINFIATIFTERAEEVTWANLDIFSWTILTQSGLILFAFPLLGSALVMLLLDRNFATTFFAVEGGGPILWQHLFWFFGHPEVYILVLPPMGIVSYVLPRFSGRKLFGFKFVVYSTLAIGVLSFGVWAHHMFATGIDPRLRASFMAVSLAIAIPSAVKTFNWITTMWGGNIRLTAPMLFCIGFVSNFIIGGVTGVFLASIPVNLILHDTYYVVGHFHYIVMGAITFAGMAGIYYWFPLVTGRWYQRSLAKAHFWLWMIGTNITFFAMVLLGYGGMPRRYATYLPQFATLHQIATLGAFMLLVGGIIWVYNVFVSWMEGARVESGDPWRLDETNLNTAEWDWFDAKRETSLAATDGGEEVKADGGEVVDDADDSDDE; the protein is encoded by the coding sequence ATGGGAGCGTTCCTCCTGGGTGTCGCAGCCTTCCTCGCGCGGGTCGAGGACTGGCGCTCGTACACCCCCTTGGGTGCCGGCGGCAGCGCGGTCGGCGAGTCCGGGTACGGTCACTCGGAGAAGCCGGCCGGCCTCATCCGCTGGTTCACGACGGTCGACCACAAGGACATCGGACTACTGTACGGCGCGTACGCAACAGTCGCGTTCGTCGTCGGCGGCCTGATGGTGGTACTGATGCGCGCGGAACTGGCCACGCCCGAGACGGACGTGCTCGCCTCCGCGACGTTCTACAACTCGCTGCTCACCAGCCACGGCATCACGATGCTGTTCCTGTTCGGGACGCCCATCATCGCGGCGTTCGCGAACTACCTCGTGCCGCTCATCATCGGCGCGGACGACATGGCGTTCCCCCGTATCAACGCCATCGCGTTCTGGCTCCTGCCGCCCGCGGCACTGCTCATCTGGGCGGGCTTCTTCCCCATCCCGGAGGTCATCCCCGCGCAGACCGCGTGGACGATGTACACGCCGCTGTCTGCCGGCGTTGGTAACGGGAACCAGATGAACGTCGGGGTCGACCTAATGCTACTCGGCTTGCACCTTTCGGGCGTCTCGGCGACGATGGGTGCGATCAACTTCATCGCGACCATCTTCACCGAACGCGCCGAGGAAGTCACTTGGGCCAACCTCGACATCTTCTCGTGGACCATCCTCACCCAGTCTGGGCTCATCCTGTTCGCGTTCCCCCTGCTCGGGAGCGCCCTGGTGATGCTCCTGCTGGACCGGAACTTCGCGACGACGTTCTTCGCGGTCGAGGGTGGCGGTCCCATCCTCTGGCAGCACCTGTTCTGGTTCTTCGGACACCCCGAAGTGTACATCCTCGTGCTGCCGCCGATGGGTATCGTGAGCTACGTCCTGCCACGGTTCTCCGGACGGAAATTATTCGGCTTCAAGTTCGTCGTCTACTCCACGCTTGCCATCGGTGTGCTCTCCTTTGGCGTGTGGGCGCACCATATGTTCGCGACGGGCATCGACCCGCGCCTCCGCGCGAGCTTTATGGCTGTGTCGTTGGCTATCGCCATCCCATCTGCTGTGAAGACGTTCAACTGGATCACGACAATGTGGGGTGGGAACATTCGCCTCACCGCGCCGATGCTGTTCTGCATCGGCTTCGTGAGTAACTTCATCATCGGCGGCGTGACGGGCGTGTTCCTCGCGTCCATCCCCGTCAACCTCATCCTGCACGACACCTACTACGTCGTCGGCCACTTCCACTACATCGTGATGGGCGCCATCACCTTCGCCGGGATGGCGGGCATCTACTACTGGTTCCCGCTCGTCACCGGACGCTGGTACCAGCGTAGTCTCGCGAAGGCGCACTTCTGGCTGTGGATGATCGGCACCAACATCACGTTCTTCGCGATGGTGCTGCTCGGCTACGGCGGTATGCCGCGCCGGTACGCCACCTACCTGCCGCAGTTCGCGACGCTCCACCAGATCGCGACGCTCGGGGCGTTCATGCTCCTCGTCGGCGGGATCATCTGGGTGTACAACGTGTTCGTCTCCTGGATGGAGGGCGCGCGCGTCGAGTCGGGCGACCCGTGGCGGCTGGACGAGACGAACCTCAACACCGCCGAGTGGGACTGGTTCGACGCCAAGCGCGAGACGTCGCTCGCGGCCACCGACGGCGGTGAAGAAGTGAAAGCTGACGGCGGCGAAGTCGTCGACGACGCGGACGATAGCGACGACGAGTAA
- a CDS encoding DUF7541 family protein, protein MDENPGLSEGYRRASPWPLFIALGLPIAEVGILFGLVPLAVGGLLLFCGSIAGMLREAEYTASAWRALAALSLLVVAGGAALWYADATTQSDLLIRAYSMVGAGALMLLAGVGGELFARDADPAL, encoded by the coding sequence ATGGACGAGAACCCGGGGTTGAGTGAGGGGTACCGGCGGGCCAGTCCGTGGCCGCTGTTCATCGCGCTGGGACTGCCCATCGCAGAGGTGGGGATCCTCTTTGGACTGGTACCGCTCGCGGTCGGCGGACTTCTCCTGTTCTGTGGCTCTATCGCGGGGATGCTCCGTGAGGCCGAGTACACTGCTTCGGCGTGGCGGGCCCTGGCGGCGCTGTCGCTGTTGGTCGTCGCCGGCGGCGCGGCGCTGTGGTACGCGGACGCGACGACGCAGTCGGATCTCCTGATCCGTGCGTACTCGATGGTCGGTGCGGGCGCGTTGATGCTCCTCGCCGGCGTCGGCGGGGAACTGTTCGCTCGCGACGCCGACCCTGCGCTGTGA
- a CDS encoding universal stress protein has protein sequence MYNVVLGIDEDEEHARAAAGEVANLPGDGSEVKVTLVHVFQDNPSGASATQVASVREAQKVLEEAGCEIDISESSGDPADEIIAVGDEVDADLLVVGGRKRSPAGKALFGSVTQTVILNGGRPVMVTGVVDAE, from the coding sequence ATGTACAACGTAGTACTCGGCATCGACGAAGACGAGGAGCACGCTCGCGCGGCCGCGGGCGAGGTAGCGAACCTGCCGGGCGACGGTAGCGAGGTGAAGGTGACGCTGGTTCACGTCTTCCAAGACAACCCCAGCGGCGCGTCCGCGACGCAGGTGGCGTCGGTCCGAGAGGCGCAGAAAGTGCTCGAGGAGGCAGGCTGTGAGATCGACATCAGCGAGTCCAGCGGCGACCCGGCCGACGAGATCATCGCCGTCGGCGACGAAGTCGACGCCGACCTCCTCGTCGTCGGCGGACGCAAGCGCTCGCCCGCAGGGAAGGCGCTGTTCGGGTCGGTCACGCAGACAGTCATCCTCAACGGCGGCCGCCCCGTGATGGTGACCGGCGTCGTCGACGCCGAGTAA
- a CDS encoding DUF6684 family protein, with translation MAGIFDRDTLLDLTVNVIPLGIILFFVVAFVVIDPFSGLDFYGRVLQMGLLVFPFVALVILTYVSGKAIAGDEKRSAVFFQGQATLEDAKTKHEIEEEIEAEINGDVDEEATDGDDAEATETADA, from the coding sequence ATGGCAGGTATCTTCGACAGGGACACCCTGCTGGATTTGACGGTGAACGTCATCCCGCTGGGTATCATCCTGTTCTTCGTCGTCGCATTCGTCGTCATCGACCCGTTCAGCGGCCTAGACTTCTACGGCCGCGTCCTCCAGATGGGACTGCTGGTGTTCCCGTTCGTCGCGCTGGTCATCCTCACGTACGTCTCGGGGAAGGCCATCGCGGGCGACGAGAAGCGCTCGGCCGTCTTCTTCCAGGGGCAGGCCACCCTCGAGGACGCGAAGACGAAACACGAGATCGAAGAGGAGATCGAAGCCGAGATCAACGGCGACGTCGATGAAGAGGCAACCGACGGCGACGACGCAGAGGCGACAGAAACCGCCGACGCGTAA